A segment of the Streptomyces pactum genome:
GATCGATGAGCACGCGACTGCGGCTCGTGGCTGACCGGGCGGCGACCACCGGGTCCCGGCCCGCGACCACGGACCCCACGAACGCCGATCCGCCGCACGCCGATGCGCTGCACGAGGAACCGGGGCCGGGCGCCGCCCGCTGCCTCGGTCTGTACGCCAAGCTGGCCGCCGGGGTGACCGTGGTGACCGCCCGCGGCGAGGACGGTCCCCTCGGCATGACGGTCTCCGCCGTCACCTCGCTCTCCGCCCGCCCGCCGCTGCTCCTGGCCTGTCTGCGCGACGGCTCCCGCACCCTCGCCGCCGTCCGGGCCGGCCGGGCCTTCGCCGTACACCTGCTGCGTGAGGAACAGCGGGACCTGGCGGGCCGGTTCGCGTCCCCCACGACGAGCGCGGCCGAGCGGTTCGCCGGGACCGGCATCCGGCAGGTGCTGGGCGTCCCC
Coding sequences within it:
- a CDS encoding flavin reductase family protein, whose amino-acid sequence is MSTRLRLVADRAATTGSRPATTDPTNADPPHADALHEEPGPGAARCLGLYAKLAAGVTVVTARGEDGPLGMTVSAVTSLSARPPLLLACLRDGSRTLAAVRAGRAFAVHLLREEQRDLAGRFASPTTSAAERFAGTGIRQVLGVPVLAGALAWSVCLTEDVRRYGDHHLVVGRVAAVHVGGGRPLLWHDRRFGALTEPVPDAAG